A DNA window from Natronogracilivirga saccharolytica contains the following coding sequences:
- the hutI gene encoding imidazolonepropionase, whose protein sequence is MSARNQYLQSRHTNEIIWPEDRADPEAVRLLKNIGTLFICPDDGGQEYVKPRRNAALLWKGDVILWAGSEGELPGNRDLPEPDESFDAEGRVVIPGLIDCHTHLAFGGWRPDEFELRSLGKSYEEIAAAGGGILSTVSATRDTSEQDLIRKSAGLLEEMVRLGVTTIECKSGYGLTLEDELKQLRVYRSLKNSFPIRMMSTFLGAHAIPPEYRDKRGKYVRLVTEEMIPAVTEAGLAEFCDVFVDAPAFTIEEGEVILEAGKKAGLIPKVHADQLTANGGAELAAKVGAVSADHLECVSDRGITSIREAGTVAVSLPLATWYLRKEPLPARKLMEAGVPVAVSTDFNPGSAPSFHLPMAMHLACTLQYMSPAEVLKGATIYAARALGVNNVTGSVEPGKKADFVELDTESVNHWLYHFRPDAAARVWSEGACLVTRQRN, encoded by the coding sequence ATGAGTGCCAGAAATCAGTATCTGCAGTCCAGACACACCAATGAAATCATCTGGCCGGAAGACCGGGCTGACCCCGAGGCGGTCCGGCTGTTAAAAAACATAGGTACGCTTTTTATCTGCCCGGACGACGGCGGGCAGGAGTACGTAAAACCGCGGCGGAATGCCGCCCTGCTGTGGAAGGGAGATGTCATTTTATGGGCAGGGTCGGAGGGGGAGCTGCCCGGAAATCGTGATCTGCCGGAACCCGATGAGTCATTTGATGCTGAAGGACGGGTTGTCATTCCCGGACTGATCGATTGTCATACCCACCTGGCCTTCGGAGGCTGGCGCCCTGATGAATTTGAACTGCGGTCACTTGGGAAAAGCTACGAAGAGATTGCCGCAGCCGGCGGGGGAATACTCAGCACGGTATCGGCCACACGTGATACAAGCGAGCAGGATTTGATCAGGAAGAGCGCAGGGCTCCTTGAAGAGATGGTAAGGCTGGGGGTCACCACCATCGAATGCAAAAGCGGATACGGCCTCACTCTGGAGGACGAACTTAAGCAGCTGCGGGTGTATCGCAGTCTGAAAAACAGTTTTCCCATCCGGATGATGAGTACATTTTTAGGCGCCCATGCCATCCCGCCGGAATATCGCGATAAGCGGGGGAAGTATGTCCGCCTTGTAACAGAGGAAATGATTCCGGCGGTAACCGAAGCTGGCCTGGCTGAATTTTGTGATGTTTTTGTAGATGCGCCGGCTTTTACCATCGAAGAGGGGGAGGTAATTCTGGAGGCAGGAAAAAAAGCAGGACTGATTCCAAAGGTTCACGCCGATCAGCTTACGGCCAACGGGGGAGCAGAGCTTGCCGCAAAAGTCGGCGCCGTTTCCGCCGACCATCTCGAATGCGTTTCAGACCGGGGAATCACAAGCATACGGGAAGCAGGCACGGTCGCGGTAAGTCTGCCGCTGGCTACATGGTACCTGAGAAAAGAGCCGCTTCCGGCACGCAAACTGATGGAGGCCGGGGTTCCTGTGGCGGTATCGACCGATTTCAATCCCGGTTCTGCTCCTTCATTCCACCTGCCGATGGCCATGCACCTCGCTTGTACATTGCAATACATGTCTCCGGCCGAGGTACTCAAAGGGGCGACGATTTATGCGGCCCGGGCTCTGGGGGTGAATAATGTTACCGGTTCTGTCGAGCCGGGGAAAAAAGCGGATTTTGTGGAACTGGATACGGAGTCCGTAAATCATTGGCTGTATCATTTTCGTCCGGATGCAGCAGCGCGGGTATGGTCAGAGGGTGCGTGCCTCGTTACCCGGCAGCGTAACTGA